One window of Streptomyces sp. NBC_00273 genomic DNA carries:
- a CDS encoding MBL fold metallo-hydrolase, giving the protein MTGSRPLRPRLRALRPEAFGADPSGARLERIRRSPNFADGVFQNPVGARNRPSGSMAEFAKIYFHREQRVRRSPAAPIPVHPTTLADLAKPPASGLRLTWMGHSSVLAEIDGRRVLFDPVWGERCSPFPFAGPKRLHPVPVPLASLGTVDVVVISHDHYDHLDLPTIKALAGTDTVFAVPLGVGAHLERWGVPADRLRELDWNESTEIAGLSLTATPARHFCGRGLRNQQHTLWASWVVAGDEHRIYHSGDTGYFPGFEEIGAEHGPFDATMIQIGAYSEYWPDIHMTPEEGMRAHLDLQGGTPRGTMLPIHWGTFNLALHPWDEPGEGTLTASENAGAAIALPIPGQPFEPGSADAPTAPWWRPFVGGRAAGGSLDGPASVPPLGAGAAATAARVASVAADGQEKSESVGS; this is encoded by the coding sequence TTGACCGGCTCCCGTCCCTTGCGTCCGCGGCTGCGTGCCCTGCGGCCCGAAGCCTTCGGTGCGGACCCGTCCGGTGCCCGGCTGGAGCGGATCCGCCGCTCGCCGAACTTCGCCGACGGCGTCTTCCAGAATCCGGTCGGGGCCCGGAACAGGCCTTCGGGGTCGATGGCGGAGTTCGCGAAGATCTACTTCCACCGGGAGCAGCGGGTGCGGCGCAGCCCCGCCGCACCGATCCCGGTCCACCCGACGACCCTCGCGGACCTGGCGAAGCCGCCCGCGAGCGGCCTGCGGCTGACCTGGATGGGGCACTCCAGCGTGCTCGCGGAGATCGACGGGCGCCGGGTGCTGTTCGATCCGGTGTGGGGCGAGCGGTGCTCCCCCTTCCCCTTCGCCGGCCCCAAGCGACTGCACCCGGTACCGGTCCCGCTGGCCTCGCTGGGCACGGTCGACGTCGTGGTCATCTCGCACGACCACTACGACCACCTCGACCTGCCGACGATCAAGGCGCTGGCCGGGACGGACACGGTCTTCGCCGTCCCGCTGGGCGTCGGCGCGCACCTGGAGCGCTGGGGCGTACCGGCCGACCGGCTGCGCGAGCTGGACTGGAACGAGAGCACCGAGATCGCCGGTCTCTCGCTCACGGCCACCCCCGCCCGGCACTTCTGCGGCCGCGGCCTGCGCAACCAGCAGCACACCCTGTGGGCGTCCTGGGTCGTCGCCGGCGACGAGCACCGGATCTACCACAGCGGGGACACCGGCTACTTCCCGGGCTTCGAGGAGATCGGTGCCGAGCACGGGCCCTTCGACGCCACCATGATCCAGATCGGCGCCTACTCGGAGTACTGGCCCGACATCCACATGACGCCGGAGGAGGGCATGCGCGCCCACCTCGACCTACAGGGCGGCACCCCCCGCGGGACGATGCTGCCGATCCACTGGGGCACCTTCAACCTGGCCCTGCACCCGTGGGACGAGCCGGGCGAGGGCACGCTGACCGCATCGGAGAACGCGGGCGCCGCCATCGCGCTCCCGATCCCGGGACAGCCCTTCGAGCCCGGCTCGGCGGATGCGCCCACCGCACCGTGGTGGAGACCGTTCGTCGGTGGAAGAGCGGCGGGCGGTTCCCTCGACGGCCCGGCGTCCGTGCCGCCGCTCGGGGCGGGCGCGGCGGCGACGGCTGCCCGGGTGGCGTCCGTGGCCGCCGACGGTCAGGAGAAGTCGGAGTCCGTCGGCTCGTAA
- a CDS encoding SGNH/GDSL hydrolase family protein, which translates to MAATTTKLKTIGSYAAIGDSFTEGVGDPGPGDSFLGWADRLAVLLADQREEHDFRYANLAVRGKLLDQIVADQLPRAKALAPDLVTFCAGGNDIIRPGTDPDDVAERFEAAVADLTGAVGQVMITTGFDTRGVPVLKHLRGKVATYSAHVRAIADRYDCPVLDLWSLKSVQDRRAWDTDRLHLSPEGHTRVALRAAQVLGLDVPADPDQPWPPQRPRGSVDVTRDNIQWAREHLAPWIGRRLRGESSGDHVEAKRPDLLPL; encoded by the coding sequence GTGGCAGCGACGACGACGAAACTCAAGACCATCGGCTCGTACGCGGCGATCGGGGACAGCTTCACCGAGGGCGTGGGGGACCCGGGACCCGGGGATTCTTTTCTCGGCTGGGCGGACCGGCTCGCCGTGCTCCTGGCCGATCAGCGCGAAGAACACGACTTCCGGTATGCGAATCTGGCGGTGCGGGGGAAGCTCCTCGACCAGATCGTGGCCGACCAGCTCCCGAGGGCCAAGGCCCTCGCACCTGACCTGGTGACCTTCTGTGCGGGCGGCAACGACATCATCCGGCCCGGCACCGACCCGGACGACGTGGCGGAGCGGTTCGAGGCGGCGGTGGCCGACCTCACCGGGGCCGTGGGGCAGGTCATGATCACCACGGGCTTCGACACCCGGGGCGTACCGGTGCTCAAGCACCTGCGCGGCAAGGTGGCGACGTACAGCGCGCACGTCCGCGCCATCGCCGACCGCTACGACTGCCCGGTGCTCGACCTCTGGTCGCTGAAGTCCGTACAGGACCGGCGGGCCTGGGACACGGACCGGCTGCACCTCTCGCCCGAGGGACACACGCGGGTCGCGCTGCGCGCCGCGCAGGTGCTCGGGCTGGACGTGCCGGCCGACCCCGACCAGCCGTGGCCCCCGCAGCGGCCGCGCGGCTCGGTGGACGTGACCCGGGACAACATCCAGTGGGCGCGCGAGCACCTCGCGCCGTGGATCGGCCGACGGCTGCGCGGGGAGTCCTCCGGGGACCACGTGGAGGCGAAGCGGCCGGACCTGCTGCCGCTCTAG
- a CDS encoding LysM peptidoglycan-binding domain-containing M23 family metallopeptidase: MPAKGKHRRPKSLSLSRGFAVAGTGGAALALPLIGAAGAHAAGAPAAAPAVTPAVAPQAPVALRAAPVAAVQAAPTVYTVVPGDYLSKIAVERHLSGGWEQLYADNREAVGSNPSLIHPGLKLTLGGPGEAAPAEAEAAPAPEAEAEPVAPVAPKPARKQAEQAAPAQPEAAAEPQAEAPAAAPQSAAGFVAPVSGGISTQYKVAGAMWSSGYHTGVDFIAAMGTTVKAVGAGTVVSAGWSGSYGNEIVIRHADGKYSQYAHLSQLSVSSGQSVTAGQAIGLSGSTGNSTGPHLHFEIRTTPSYGSDMDPIAYLRSKGASL; the protein is encoded by the coding sequence ATGCCTGCAAAGGGTAAGCACCGCCGCCCCAAGTCCCTTTCCCTTTCCCGCGGTTTCGCCGTCGCCGGAACCGGTGGCGCGGCCCTCGCGCTGCCGCTGATCGGTGCCGCCGGCGCCCACGCGGCCGGCGCCCCGGCCGCCGCCCCCGCGGTGACCCCCGCGGTGGCGCCGCAGGCCCCCGTCGCCCTGCGGGCGGCCCCCGTCGCCGCCGTGCAGGCCGCGCCGACCGTCTACACCGTCGTGCCGGGCGACTACCTCTCCAAGATCGCTGTCGAGCGCCACCTGTCCGGCGGCTGGGAGCAGCTGTACGCCGACAACCGCGAGGCCGTCGGGAGCAACCCGTCGCTGATCCACCCGGGCCTGAAGCTCACCCTCGGCGGTCCCGGCGAGGCGGCTCCCGCCGAGGCCGAGGCCGCCCCGGCCCCCGAAGCCGAAGCGGAGCCGGTCGCGCCGGTCGCGCCGAAGCCGGCCCGCAAGCAGGCCGAGCAGGCCGCCCCGGCGCAGCCGGAAGCCGCCGCCGAGCCCCAGGCCGAGGCCCCCGCCGCCGCGCCGCAGTCGGCCGCCGGCTTCGTGGCCCCGGTCAGCGGCGGCATCTCCACCCAGTACAAGGTCGCGGGCGCCATGTGGTCCTCCGGCTACCACACCGGCGTCGACTTCATCGCGGCCATGGGCACCACCGTCAAGGCCGTCGGAGCGGGCACCGTGGTCTCCGCCGGCTGGAGCGGCTCGTACGGCAACGAGATCGTCATCCGGCACGCGGACGGCAAGTACTCCCAGTACGCCCACCTGTCCCAGCTCTCCGTCTCCTCCGGCCAGAGCGTCACCGCGGGGCAGGCCATCGGCCTCTCCGGCTCCACGGGCAACTCCACCGGCCCGCACCTCCACTTCGAGATCCGCACGACCCCGTCCTACGGCTCGGACATGGACCCGATCGCCTACCTCCGCTCCAAGGGCGCGAGCCTCTGA
- a CDS encoding tyrosine-protein phosphatase, which yields MTQQIQEPELSGVRNFRDVGGLPTSDGRTVRTGRLFRSGHLAHATESDAEFLASLGLHTIFDFRNVADHALEGPDVELPGVRNVNIPLSDPADGREFWRLVRDGDLAQLREILGDGKAAARMSNSYRGIIRQRTAEHGRVVHALAEDSVPALMHCAAGKDRAGLSIAVTLLALGVEREAIVADYLESNAPHRRYRVRRTDESAAARSPEVMELLAPLFDARAEYLVAAFDTIDELWGGVERYLAEGLGLTPETLDRLRDRLLV from the coding sequence TTGACCCAGCAGATACAGGAGCCGGAGCTGTCCGGAGTGCGCAATTTCCGCGATGTGGGCGGATTGCCGACTTCTGACGGACGAACGGTCAGGACGGGACGACTGTTCCGAAGCGGACATCTCGCACATGCCACCGAAAGCGATGCAGAGTTCCTCGCCTCGCTCGGTCTCCACACCATCTTCGACTTCCGCAACGTCGCCGACCACGCCCTGGAGGGGCCGGACGTCGAGCTGCCCGGTGTCCGGAACGTCAACATCCCGCTCTCGGACCCGGCCGACGGACGGGAGTTCTGGCGGCTGGTCCGCGACGGCGACCTCGCGCAGCTGCGCGAGATCCTGGGCGACGGCAAGGCGGCCGCCCGGATGTCGAACTCGTACCGCGGGATCATCCGGCAGCGCACCGCCGAGCACGGCCGGGTCGTGCACGCCCTCGCCGAGGACAGCGTCCCCGCGCTGATGCACTGCGCGGCCGGCAAGGACCGGGCCGGCCTGTCGATCGCCGTCACCCTGCTCGCGCTGGGCGTCGAGCGGGAGGCGATCGTGGCGGACTACCTGGAATCGAACGCCCCGCACCGCCGCTACCGCGTGCGCCGCACCGACGAGTCGGCGGCCGCCCGCTCCCCCGAGGTGATGGAGCTGCTCGCGCCGCTCTTCGACGCCCGCGCCGAGTACCTGGTGGCCGCCTTCGACACCATCGACGAGCTCTGGGGCGGGGTGGAGCGCTATCTGGCGGAGGGCCTCGGGCTGACGCCCGAGACCCTCGACCGACTGCGCGACCGGCTCCTGGTCTGA